One Benincasa hispida cultivar B227 chromosome 5, ASM972705v1, whole genome shotgun sequence genomic window carries:
- the LOC120077906 gene encoding uncharacterized protein LOC120077906, which produces MASMLAAPTMASFHVNIGSKDHTKLKYTIKRSHIIRAMRIEKPLEELYNIRVERKVSEDRLFQLGVSRWSIWKTGKCKLPWDWQADQLVYIEEGEVRVVPEGSKQYMSFVAGDLVRYPKWFEADLFFNGPYQERYSFKAYGDDH; this is translated from the coding sequence ATGGCGAGTATGCTTGCTGCTCCTACAATGGCCTCATTCCATGTGAATATAGGGAGCAAAGACCATACAAAGTTGAAATATACCATCAAGAGATCTCACATTATAAGGGCTATGCGGATAGAGAAACCTCTTGAGGAATTGTACAATATTAGAGTTGAACGGAAAGTATCGGAGGACCGGCTTTTCCAGCTTGGAGTTTCGAGATGGTCGATATGGAAGACGGGAAAGTGCAAATTGCCATGGGACTGGCAAGCAGATCAACTGGTTTACATTGAGGAAGGTGAAGTGAGAGTAGTTCCTGAAGGGAGCAAGCAATACATGAGTTTCGTAGCCGGAGACCTTGTTCGGTATCCGAAGTGGTTTGAAGCTGACCTTTTTTTCAATGGACCGTATCAAGAGCGTTACAGTTTCAAAGCCTATGGTGACGACCACTAG